The following are encoded in a window of Penicillium oxalicum strain HP7-1 chromosome II, whole genome shotgun sequence genomic DNA:
- a CDS encoding Tryptophan--tRNA ligase, cytoplasmic: MADEPGQPPALTTLSLAEKAPASKAVSQVITPFDVSGGVDETGKLLPVDYDKLVREFGATPLTPDLLERFEKVTGHRPHRFMRRGIVFSHRELNKILDRHEKGQPFYLYTGRGPSSDSMHVGHTVPFEFTKWLQDVFDVPLVIMMTDDEKYMHSQKIEVEDSKRFTKANVKDIIAIGFDMKKTFIFSDFDFVGGAFYENICRMAKRITINQVRGTFGFTDSNNIGEFHFCATQSATAFATSFPHIFGEDRKKVSSIPCLIPCAIDQDPYFRQCREHAEKMKYKKPSLIHSIFLPALQGPGSKMSASVETSAIYMNDTPNKIKNKINKYAFSGGQETMELHRELGGNTKVDVPFQYLTFFLEDDAELERIRVAYEKGEMLTGELKNLCIAELQTYVKGFQDRRAHVTDEVLAEFMRPRPLEWKGNPNPVIAEKK, translated from the exons ATGGCGGACGAACCTGGACAACCACCTGCGCTTACCACGCTGAGCCTCGCTGAGAAGGCGCCTGCCTCGAAGGCCGTCAGCCAGGTTATTACTCCTTTCGACGTGTCTGGAGGCGTGGATGAGACTGGTAAGCTTTTGCCAGTTGACTACGACAAGCTCGTCCGTGAGTTTGGAGCGACTCCTCTCACTCCAGACTTGCTCGAGCGCTTCGAGAAAGTAACGGGTCATCGCCCGCACCGTTTCATGCGCCGTGGCATTGTCTTCAGTCACCGTGAGCTCAACAAGATTTTGGACCGTCATGAGAAGGGCCAGCCTTTCTACCTTTATACTGGGCGTGGTCCCAGTAGTGACAGTATGCATGTTGGACACACTGTTCCATTTGAATTCACCAA GTGGCTACAAGATGTTTTCGACGTTCCTCTCGTTATCATGATGACCGATGATGAAAAGTACATGCACTCTCAGAAGATCGAGGTGGAGGATTCGAAGCGCTTTACCAAGGCCAACGTGAAGGATATTATTGCGATTGGATTCGACATGAAAAAAACTTTCATCTTCAGTGACTTCGACTTCGTTGGCGGTGCTTTCTATGAGAACATCTGCAGAATGGCCAAGCGTATCACGATCAACCAAGTGCGAGGTACATTCGGTTTCACTGACAGCAACAACATTGGAGAGTTCCACTTCTGCGCCACTCAGTCTGCCACTGCCTTTGCGACCAGTTTCCCCCATATTTTCGGTGAAGATCGCAAGAAGGTTTCGTCCATTCCTTGCTTGATTCCCTGCGCCATCGACCAGGATCCCTATTTCCGCCAATGTCGTGAACACGCTGAAAAGATGAAGTACAAGAAGCCTTCCCTCATCcactccatcttcttgcctGCCCTTCAAGGCCCTGGCTCCAAGATGTCAGCCAGTGTTGAGACTTCAGCTATCTACATGAACGACACCCcgaacaagatcaagaacaaaATCAACAAGTACGCTTTCTCCGGTGGCCAAGAGACCATGGAGCTCCACCGTGAGCTGGGCGGCAACACCAAGGTCGACGTCCCCTTCCAGTATCTCACCTTCTTCCTGGAGGACGACGCTGAACTGGAGCGTATTCGTGTCGCTTACGAGAAGGGCGAGATGCTTACGGGCGAGTTGAAGAATCTCTGCATTGCTGAGTTGCAAACGTATGTGAAGGGATTCCAGGACCGTCGCGCCCACGTCACTGATGAGGTTCTGGCCGAGTTTATGCGCCCTCGTCCTCTCGAGTGGAAGGGAAACCCCAACCCAGTAATTGCTGAGAAGAAATAA
- a CDS encoding Mitochondrial import receptor subunit tom70, with protein sequence MWSNVKVKQFPLCRTVSIPDAHAERGVWTLNHRSFESTTTSVWDRISNWVSENKAVVYTIAGVAVVVTGAGVVYYLSDSNKSSASSTPSAPKKSKNQRRKEKKKAEEEKKAKSASVEEGRYRNALASAGHTSVRSSDTVTEPAKKAEEPSEELPEVDEATVGQLSEDTRKEYAAKLKAAGNKAYGSKDYNSAIDLYGRAIICKPDPVFYSNRAACYNVLSEWEKVVEDTSAALAMDSEYVKALNRRAIAYEHLGKFSEALLDFTASCIIDGFSNDVSRNALERLLKKVAEQKSKSILEARTKKLPSATFVSNYLQSFRPQTLPEGLEESVELSEGSGKALLRKGLIAMGKKTGDSYEEAAAAFDQALEAGDLGEYEALALNMKATFTYLGGNATGALEGLHKSIELDPSLVQSYIKRASLHLELGNKDAAADDFELAISHNKDDPDIYYHRAQLHFILGEFSEAAKDYQKSIDLDRSFIYSHIQLGVTQYKMGSVASAMATFRRTVKNFEEVPDVYNYYGELLLDQQNYSEAIEKFDKAVEMEKLSKPMGINVLPLINKALALFQWKQDFQEAENLCQKALIIDPECDIAVGTMAQLLLQQGKVSQALKYFERAAELARTEAEIVNAISYAEATRTQLEVQEKYPQLAARLTAMGAMGGAPPGM encoded by the exons ATGTGGAGTAACGTGAAGGTCAAACAGTTTCCGTTGTGTC GCACTG TCTCCATTCCCGATGCCCACGCAGAACGTGGTGTCTGGACACTCAACCATCGAAGCTTCGAGTCGACCACGACATCAGTCTGGGATCGCATTTCCAACTGGGTTTCGGAGAACAAGGCAGTTGTCTACACCATTGCCGGCGTGGCAGTAGTAGTTACCGGCGCTGGTGTTGTCTACTACCTGTCCGATTCCAACAAGTCGAGCGCATCCTCGACACCCTCCGCGCccaagaagtccaagaaTCAGCGAcgcaaggaaaagaagaaggccgaggaggaaaagaaagcgaAGTCTGCGTCTGTCGAGGAAGGTCGGTACCGGAACGCCCTGGCTTCGGCTGGTCATACGAGTGTGCGGTCGTCTGACACTGTTACAGAGCCAGCAAAGAAGGCTGAAGAGCCATCCGAGGAGCTTCCGGAAGTCGACGAGGCAACTGTCGGCCAACTTTCTGAGGAT ACCCGGAAGGAGTATGCTGCTAAGCTGAAGGCTGCCGGCAACAAGGCTTACGGCTCCAAGGACTACAACAGCGCTATTGACCTATATGGCAGAGCCATCATCTGCAAGCCCGACCCTGTGTTCTATTCCAACCGTGCCGCCTGCTACAATGTTCTATCCGAATGGGAAAAGGTTGTGGAGGACACCAGCGCCGCCCTTGCTATGGACAGCGAGTATGTCAAGGCCCTCAACCGCCGAGCCATCGCCTACGAGCACCTGGGCAAGTTCAGCGAGGCTCTCCTGGATTTCACCGCTAGCTGCATCATCGATGGGTTCTCCAACGACGTTAGCCGCAACGCTCTCGAGCGCCTTCTGAAGAAGGTGGCGGAGCAGAAGAGCAAATCCATTCTTGAGGCCCGTACCAAGAAGCTGCCTAGTGCTACCTTCGTCTCGAACTACTTGCAGAGTTTCCGTCCCCAGACGCTTCCTGAGGGTCTTGAGGAGTCTGTGGAGCTGAGCGAGGGCTCAGGAAAGGCCCTTTTGCGCAAGGGTCTGATTGCTATGGGCAAGAAGACTGGAGATAGCTATGAGGAGGCTGCCGCTGCGTTTGACCAGGCCTTGGAAGCTGGTGACCTCGGCGAATACGAGGCTCTGGCCTTGAACATGAAGGCGACTTTCACATATCTCGGCGGTAACGCTACCGGTGCCTTGGAGGGCTTGCACAAGAGCATTGAGCTCGACCCCTCTTTGGTGCAAAGTTACATCAAGCGTGCCAGCTTGCACCTCGAGCTTG GCAACAAGGACGCTGCCGCCGATGACTTTGAGCTGGCCATTTCCCACAACAAGGACGATCCCGACATCTACTACCACCGCGCCCAGCTGCACTTCATCCTTGGTGAATTCTccgaggccgccaaggacTACCAAAAGTCCATCGACCTCGACCGGTCCTTCATCTACTCCCACATCCAGCTTGGTGTGACTCAGTACAAGATGGGCTCCGTCGCTTCGGCGATGGCCACCTTCCGCCGCACGGTGAAGAACTTCGAGGAGGTCCCGGACGTGTACAACTACTACGGCGAGCTGCTCCTTGACCAGCAAAACTACTCcgaggccattgagaagTTTGACAAGGCggttgagatggagaagctgAGCAAGCCCATGGGAATCAACGTTCTTCCCCTCATCAACAAGGCTCTGGCCCTGTTCCAGTGGAAGCAAGACTTCCAAGAGGCCGAGAACCTCTGTCAAAAGGCACTTATCA TCGATCCCGAGTGTGACATTGCCGTCGGCACCATGGCTCAGCTGCTGTTGCAGCAGGGCAAGGTCTCGCAGGCGCTCAAGTACTTTGAGCGGGCTGCTGAGCTTGCTCgcaccgaggccgagattgTCAATGCTATCTCCTACGCCGAGGCCACCCGTACTCAACTGGAGGTTCAAGAGAAGTATCCCCAGCTGGCCGCTCGTCTCACTGCGATGGGTGCTATGGGCGGTGCTCCCCCCGGCATGTAA
- a CDS encoding FAD-dependent monooxygenase OpS4 → MQDKILGLCLSVLPITLSVHFAERGVGQLGSSPEAVQHNGPKRTVPVMKGLRRRFIEPEDLYLFEATIENPNTQGLVIGSTEKSASSRILNEPIFRRCKLLRLEFPKVGNPERGTFAAGASDGCVAERSKHLRAQGILQQSQHNRSDMISQEAHLRVVIVGAGLSGIAAAISTALSGHSVQVIEQAAELAEVGAGLQITPNASRLLKHWQLRDSLWAAAAEPTKLTVHRYSGEILAHDDAFDKGIRAKYNAPFVDLHRVDLQQALFERAKELGVSFHLGERIARIDFETTTVHSERGGEFTGDLIVAADGLWSRCREALIGQKDEPLPTGDLAYRIVLSADQIQDLELKALVENPEVHFWIGPGAHAVGYSVRGGKMYNIVLLVPDNLPPGISRQAGSVDEMKQLFAGWDPILNRFLDCVTSGKIDKWKLMHHGEMEKWVSDQSNLVFIGDSCHPMLPYLAQGANSSLEDGAVLGLLLGRMTDKAQLPHILRLYERLRKSRGEAIVRETFKQRHDFHMEDGEEQVRRDEIFRSQLGKEIKGAFPSRWTCPEVQPWLYGYDALEEVEKAVLEHTHLFSRPGKSRSSSCVIL, encoded by the exons ATGCAAGACAAGATTCTGGGTCTGTGTCTTTCCGTTCTTCCCATCACTTTGTCAGTCCATTTTGCGGAGAGAGGTGTGGGTCAACTTGGGTCGTCTCCGGAAGCAGTCCAACACAATGGGCCAAAGCGTACCGTCCCTGTCATGAAAGGTCTTAGGAGACGGTTCATCGAACCTGAAGATCTTTATCTTTTTGAAGCAACCATAGAAAACCCCAACACTCAAGGACTTGTAATCGGCTCAACCGAGAAATCTGCCAGTTCTCGCATTCTCAATGAACCCATCTTCAGAAGGTGCAAGCTACTGAGGCTGGAATTTCCGAAAGTCGGCAATCCCGAGCGTGGAACGTTTGCCGCTGGAGCATCTGACGGCTGCG TCGCTGAGAGGAGCAAGCATCTCAGAGCTCAAGGGATTCTTCAACAATCTCAACACAATCGGTCGGACATG ATTTCTCAAGAGGCCCATCTTCGGGTGGTCATCGTTGGAGCTGGCCTCAGTGGCATCGCAGCGGCCATTTCAACTGCCCTTTCGGGCCACTCGGTGCAAGTGATTGAACAAGCAGCGGAGCTGGCAGAAGTGGGCGCAGGCCTGCAGATCACTCCAAATGCGTCCCGCCTTTTGAAGCATTGGCAATTGCGTGACTCGCTGTGggctgccgccgccgaaCCGACAAAGTTGACCGTGCATCGATATTCGGGTGAGATCTTGGCCCACGACGACGCCTTTGACAAGGGAATTCGCGCCAAGTATAATGCCCCCTTTGTCGATCTACACCGAGTGGATCTGCAGCAAGCGCTATTTGAGCGAGCTAAGGAGCTGGGAGTAAGCTTCCATTTGGGCGAGAGGATTGCTCGAATTGATTTTGAGACCACCACCGTTCACTCGGAAAGAGGTGGTGAATTCACGGGAGATTTGATCGTCGCGGCGGATGGCCTGTGGTCACGTTGTCGCGAGGCTTTGATAGGTCAGAAGGACGAGCCTCTTCCGACGGGAGATTTGGCATATCGCATCGTTTTGTCTGCGGATCAGATCCAAGACCTGGAGCTCAAGGCTCTTGTGGAAAATCCCGAAGTTCACTTCTGGATTGGGCCCGGTGCTCATGCGGTTGGATACTCGGTGCGAGGCGGGAAAATGTATAACATCGTTCTGCTTGTTCCGGATAACCTTCCACCAGGTATTTCACGACAGGCTGGCTCGGTTGATGAGATGAAACAGCTTTTTGCGGGTTGGGATCCAAT CCTCAACAGATTTCTGGACTGCGTGACAAGCGGGAAAATCGACAAGTGGAAGCTCATGCACC ACGGCGAGATGGAAAAATGGGTTAGTGACCAGTCCAATCTGGTTTTCAT CGGCGACTCGTGTCATCCCATGCTCCCGTATCTGGCTCAGGGAGCAAACTCTTCCCTGGAAGATGGTGCCGTTCTTGGTCTTTTGCTGGGGCGAATGACCGACAAAGCCCAGCTTCCGCATATTCTCCGTCTGTATGAAAGACTTCGCAAGTCCAGAGGGGAGGCCATTGTCCGAGAAACTTTCAAACAG AGACACGACTTTCACATGGAGgacggagaagagcaagTGCGGCGTGATGAAATATTCCGCTCGCAGCTTGGAAAGGAGATCAAAGGAGCATTTCCCAGTCGATG GACGTGTCCGGAGGTTCAGCCGTGGCTGTACGGCTATGATGCCCttgaggaggtggaaaaggCCGTCTTGGAACATACACATCTCTTTTCTCGACCTGGCAAGTCTCGCTCCTCTTCATGTGTCATATTATGA
- a CDS encoding DNA mismatch repair protein msh-2: protein MSSRPDLKVDDEVGFIRFYRSLPEVENNEIIRVFDRGDWYSSHGADSEFIARTVYKTTSVIRNLGRSETSGLPSVTMSVTVFRNFLREALFRLNKRVEIWVSAGTGKGNWKLGKQASPGNLQDVEDELGSVGALSMDSAPIILAVKISARASEARNVGVCFADASVRELGVSEFLDNDIYSNFESLVIQLGVKECLVMMDSAGKDAELAKIRAIADSCGIAISERPAADFGVRDIEQDLTRLLRDERSAATLPQTELKLAMGSASALIKYLGVMTDPTNFGQYQLYQHDLSQYMKLDASALRALNLMPGPRDGSKSMSLFGLLNHCKTPVGSRLLSQWLKQPLMDLAAIEQRQQLVEAFVVNTELRQTMQEEHLRSIPDLYRLAKRFQRKQANLEDVVRVYQVAIRLPGFVRALEDVMDEEYQSPLETEYTSKLRGYSDSLARLEEMVETTVDLAALENHEFIIKPEFDEGLRVIRKKLDKVRYEMDVEHRRVAKDLNQDLEKKLFMENHRVHGWCFRLTRTEAGCIRNKKGYQECSTQKNGVYFTTSTMQSLRREHDQLSSNYNRTQTGLVSEVVNVAASYCPVLEQLASVLAHLDVIVSFAHAAVHAPAGYVRPKMHPRGTGNTVLKEARHPCMEMQDDISFITNDVSLIRDESSFLIITGPNMGGKSTYIRQIGVIALMAQTGCFVPCTEAELTIFDCILARVGASDSQLKGVSTFMAEMLETANILKSATSESLIIIDELGRGTSTYDGFGLAWAISEHIVTEIRCFGLFATHFHELTALADRYPKAVKNLHVVAFIGDGTEDQAAASAEKKKRQVTLLYRVEPGICDQSFGIHVAELVRFPEKVVNMARQKAEELEDFSTAETAETAEEKQQQQQPSSLDKYSQEEMEEGSALLKGLLMKWKTEIEGKTLSSEQKRQIMRDLVKADERLQANKVFQGIKTL from the exons ATGTCATCCAGGCCAGATCTCAAG GTCGACGATGAAGTCGGTTTCATCCGCTTCTACCGTTCCCTTCCAGAAGTCGAGAACAATGAGATTATCCGCGTCTTTGACCGCGGAGACTGGTACTCGTCTCACGGCGCCGATTCCGAATTCATCGCTCGCACCGTCTACAAGACCACGTCCGTGATTCGAAATCTCGGTCGGAGCGAGACGAGCGGACTTCCCTCCGTCACCATGAGCGTGACCGTTTTCCGAAATTTCCTTCGTGAGGCTCTGTTCCGACTCAACAAGCGCGTCGAGATCTGGGTCTCTGCGGGGACGGGCAAGGGGAATTGGAAACTGGGCAAGCAGGCGAGTCCGGGAAATCTTCAGGACGTGGAAGATGAATTGGGCAGTGTTGGTGCATTGTCGATGGATTCTGCACCGATTATTCTCGCCGTGAAGATTTCCGCTCGTGCTTCGGAAGCGAGAAATGTGGGCGTGTGCTTTGCGGATGCGAGTGTGCGTGAATTGGGCGTGAGCGAGTTCCTTGATAATGACATTTATTCGAATTTCGAGTCGTTGGTCATTCAGCTCGGGGTCAAGGAGTGTCTGGTGATGATGGATTCGGCCGGGAAGGACGCCGAGCTTGCTAAGATCCGGGCTATCGCTGATAGTTGTGGTATTGCGATTTCTGAAAGGCCAGCCGCAGACTTTGGTGTGCGCGACATCGAGCAGGATCTGACACGGCTGTTGCGTGATGAGAGATCTGCGGCAACTCTGCCTCAGACGGAGCTTAAGCTTGCCATGGGCTCTGCGTCTGCATTGATCAAGTATCTGGGTGTCATGACGGATCCTACGAATTTTGGTCAGTATCAGCTTTATCAACACGACTTATCGCAGTATATGAAGCTTGATGCATCCGCGCTGCGGGCGTTGAATCTGATGCCCGGTCCGCGAGACGGATCCAAGAGTATGAGTCTGTTCGGTCTGTTGAATCACTGCAAGACGCCCGTGGGCAGTCGGCTGTTGTCGCAGTGGCTCAAACAACCCTTGATGGATCTTGCGGCGATCGAGCAGCGACAACAGCTAGTCGAGGCATTTGTGGTCAACACTGAGCTGCGTCAGACTATGCAGGAAGAGCACCTCCGCTCTATTCCGGACCTCTACCGGCTGGCCAAGCGTTTTCAACGCAAGCAGGCTAATCTGGAGGATGTGGTTCGTGTGTACCAGGTGGCAATTCGATTGCCCGGATTTGTGAGAGCTTTGGAAGATGTCATGGATGAAGAATACCAGTCACCACTGGAGACAGAGTACACTTCTAAACTCCGGGGCTATTCGGACAGTCTGGCCCGGCTGGAAGAGATGGTGGAGACGACGGTCGACCTTGCCGCGCTGGAAAATCACGAATTCATTATCAAGCCCGAGTTCGATGAGGGCCTTCGTGTGATTCGTAAGAAGCTGGATAAGGTTCGCTACGAAATGGACGTTGAGCACCGTCGCGTCGCAAAGGACCTCAACCAGGATCTGGAAAAGAAACTCTTCATGGAGAATCATCGCGTCCACGGCTGGTGCTTCCGCTTGACCCGTACCGAAGCGGGTTGCATTCGCAACAAGAAGGGCTATCAAGAATGTTCAACACAGAAAAACGGCGTTTACTTCACCACATCGACGATGCAATCTCTCCGTCGAGAGCACGACCAATTATCCTCGAACTACAACCGCACCCAAACCGGTCTGGTGAGCGAAGTGGTGAATGTAGCTGCGTCATACTGCCCCGTCTTGGAGCAGCTTGCTAGTGTGCTTGCTCATCTGGACGTTATTGTCAGCTTTGCCCATGCTGCCGTCCATGCGCCTGCTGGATACGTCAGGCCGAAAATGCACCCGCGGGGAACGGGTAACACTGTACTCAAGGAAGCTCGTCACCCCTGCATGGAAATGCAGGATGACATCTCCTTCATCACGAACGATGTCTCGTTAATTCGAGACGAGTCGtctttcctcatcatcaccggaCCCAACATGGGCGGTAAATCCACATATATCCGTCAAATCGGTGTCATCGCGCTGATGGCCCAGACCGGTTGCTTTGTCCCATGTACGGAAGCAGAACTCACCATTTTTGACTGCATCCTCGCCCGAGTTGGCGCCAGTGATTCGCAACTCAAGGGAGTCTCTACATTTATGGCGGAAATGCTCGAGACTGCTAATATTCTCAAGTCTGCCACGTCGGAATCtctgatcatcatcgacgagtTAGGTCGCGGCACTAGCACCTACGACGGATTTGGACTGGCCTGGGCCATTTCGGAGCACATTGTTACAGAAATTCGTTGCTTTGGCCTGTTTGCCACCCACTTCCATGAGCTCACTGCTTTGGCGGATCGCTACCCCAAGGCTGTGAAGAATTTGCACGTTGTGGCGTTCATTGGAGACGGCACTGAGGATCAAGCTGCCGCTagcgccgagaagaaaaagcgcCAAGTTACGCTGCTGTACCGCGTTGAACCTGGTATTTGTGATCAATCATTTGGTATCCACGTCGCGGAGCTCGTCCGATTCCCCGAAAAGGTCGTCAATATGGCCCGTCAAAAGGCTGAAGAATTGGAAGACTTTTCAACTGCTGAAACTGCTGAAACTGCTgaggagaagcagcagcagcagcagccctCTTCATTGGACAAGTACTCTcaagaagagatggaagagggcAGTGCCCTGCTTAAAGGGCTGTTGATGAAATGGAagaccgagatcgagggcAAGACCCTGAGCTCTGAACAAAAGCGACAAATCATGCGTGACCTCGTCAAGGCCGATGAAAGGCTGCAAGCGAACAAGGTGTTCCAAGGGATCAAGACTCTTTGA